In a genomic window of Gloeothece verrucosa PCC 7822:
- a CDS encoding type II toxin-antitoxin system RelE family toxin, translating into MGVSTKKQMKQERAPPSIALFSLQFTHKAQKQLKSLSPQVRQQYQKAFHLLSTQGTHYRSLRTHRYQQKKGTIWGSSASMFLRFYWEYQDSSVILILFLGSH; encoded by the coding sequence ATGGGAGTCTCCACAAAAAAACAAATGAAACAGGAAAGAGCGCCGCCTTCAATCGCCTTATTTAGCCTACAATTTACCCATAAAGCCCAAAAACAACTCAAATCTTTATCTCCTCAAGTCCGTCAGCAATACCAGAAAGCATTTCATCTGCTTTCAACTCAAGGAACTCATTACCGAAGTTTAAGAACTCACCGTTATCAACAAAAAAAAGGCACAATTTGGGGATCTTCTGCTTCTATGTTCCTTCGTTTTTACTGGGAATATCAAGACTCTTCTGTTATTCTCATTCTTTTTTTGGGTTCTCATTAA
- the cas2 gene encoding CRISPR-associated endonuclease Cas2 produces MTNKTLYLVCYDIVQDSRRNRVSKLLEAYGCRVQKSVFEILAAKSQYDKLKQKLEKMLNLDEDQLRFYIIPEHSRSKTLILGIQPDFYVDDTAFII; encoded by the coding sequence ATGACTAACAAGACACTTTACCTTGTTTGTTACGACATTGTACAGGATAGCCGCCGGAATCGGGTGTCTAAGTTACTGGAAGCTTATGGTTGTCGTGTCCAAAAATCTGTTTTCGAGATTTTAGCCGCTAAATCCCAATACGACAAGTTAAAACAAAAGCTCGAAAAAATGCTCAATTTAGACGAGGATCAACTACGTTTTTATATTATTCCTGAGCATTCCCGAAGCAAGACTCTTATTTTAGGCATTCAACCCGATTTTTACGTTGATGACACTGCCTTTATTATTTAA
- the cas1 gene encoding CRISPR-associated endonuclease Cas1, with product MQFPLNELYYAWEQVRRGSPSPGIDGITTDLFAGVKKDELIRLQQELIEEIYQPYPARGFYLPKNNGDKRLLGIPAVRDRVVQRWLLEDLYLPLEEVFTDCSYAYRPGRGIQMAVKHLYYYYQIQPKWIIKSDIRSFFDSLNWSILLSILEHLKLDPIIQQLVEQQLKSGIVLKGRYFPRNQGVLQGAVLSGALANLYLSEFDRKCLEKGINLVRYGDDFVAACQSLGEAERTLNLITQWLERIYLQLHPKKTEIYAPDQEFTFLGYLFKKGQVYAPLPPEPRKKGYPLDPSGMPRRPRPIYIHSFLSQPPKICSLKPKTSTQPKILTNPKHYFVDTMTTLYITDQGSYLKAQGYQFHIFYQRELRCKIPVNQVSHIVLFGCCNITHGAVRLALTRRIPLLYLSQRGRYFGRLETEGQAKVEYLSQQVKRAENPEFTRLQAENIVRAKLNNSRVLLMRLNRRRSNSSVKQAIANLEKLRDNLPLANSMDELRGYEGKAATVYFQALGSLFQAPFTFEKRSKRPPTDPVNSLLSLGYTLLSQNMHSFVEAMGLHTHFGNLHVPRNNHPALVSDLIEEFRAPLVDSLVVYLVNKKIFTPEDFTPPDGRNGVYLHPDSLKKFLKHWEEKLHSEMTHPYTQYKVSMRRCLELQVREYIASLMGDTDGYRPMLWTK from the coding sequence ATGCAATTTCCTCTAAATGAACTCTATTACGCCTGGGAACAAGTACGTCGAGGGAGTCCATCCCCTGGAATTGATGGAATAACAACCGACTTATTTGCTGGAGTCAAAAAAGACGAATTAATTCGACTGCAACAGGAACTAATCGAAGAAATCTATCAACCTTATCCCGCTAGAGGTTTTTATCTGCCCAAAAATAACGGAGATAAACGTTTACTCGGAATTCCGGCAGTTCGAGATCGGGTAGTGCAACGGTGGTTACTCGAAGATCTGTATTTACCCCTAGAGGAAGTCTTTACAGACTGTAGTTATGCTTACCGTCCAGGACGCGGCATCCAAATGGCAGTAAAACATCTCTATTACTACTACCAAATTCAGCCCAAATGGATTATTAAATCTGATATTCGCTCATTTTTTGATAGTCTCAATTGGTCAATACTTCTAAGCATCCTAGAACACCTAAAACTAGACCCAATTATCCAACAACTGGTAGAACAACAACTCAAATCCGGTATTGTTCTCAAAGGTCGTTATTTTCCACGAAACCAAGGGGTACTGCAAGGTGCAGTGTTATCGGGAGCATTAGCCAACCTATATCTCAGTGAGTTTGACCGAAAATGCTTGGAAAAAGGCATTAATCTTGTCCGTTACGGAGATGACTTTGTAGCCGCTTGTCAGAGTCTTGGGGAAGCTGAACGAACCCTGAATTTAATCACCCAATGGTTAGAGCGGATTTATCTGCAACTTCACCCAAAAAAGACAGAAATATACGCCCCAGACCAAGAATTTACCTTTCTCGGTTATTTATTTAAAAAAGGACAGGTTTATGCGCCCCTTCCGCCAGAACCCCGTAAAAAAGGCTATCCTCTAGACCCTTCGGGAATGCCGCGACGACCTCGGCCAATTTACATTCATTCATTCCTCTCTCAACCCCCAAAAATCTGTTCCCTCAAACCCAAAACCTCAACTCAACCCAAGATTTTAACCAACCCTAAACATTACTTTGTTGACACCATGACTACCTTATATATCACCGACCAAGGTTCCTATCTCAAAGCACAAGGCTATCAATTCCATATTTTCTATCAGCGTGAGTTACGCTGTAAAATTCCCGTCAATCAAGTCAGTCATATTGTACTATTTGGTTGCTGCAATATTACTCATGGTGCGGTGCGATTAGCGCTTACTCGTCGAATTCCTCTATTATATCTGTCCCAACGGGGGCGCTATTTCGGGCGCTTGGAAACCGAAGGACAAGCCAAAGTAGAGTATCTTTCCCAACAGGTAAAGCGGGCAGAAAATCCTGAATTTACCCGTTTACAGGCAGAAAACATTGTCCGAGCCAAGCTCAATAACTCAAGAGTTTTACTGATGCGTTTAAACCGTCGTCGCTCTAACTCTTCAGTTAAACAAGCCATTGCCAACTTAGAGAAATTAAGAGATAATTTACCCTTAGCAAACTCAATGGATGAATTACGGGGTTATGAAGGAAAAGCGGCAACAGTATACTTTCAAGCCTTGGGTTCTCTATTCCAAGCTCCCTTTACCTTTGAAAAACGCAGCAAGCGCCCTCCTACTGACCCTGTCAACAGCTTACTAAGTCTAGGATACACCCTTCTGAGTCAAAATATGCACTCCTTTGTAGAAGCGATGGGATTGCATACCCATTTTGGCAACCTTCATGTTCCTCGAAATAACCATCCTGCCTTAGTTTCTGACTTAATTGAGGAATTTCGCGCCCCATTAGTCGATTCTTTGGTGGTTTATTTGGTTAATAAAAAGATTTTTACCCCAGAAGATTTTACGCCGCCTGATGGACGTAACGGAGTCTATTTACATCCAGATTCCTTGAAAAAGTTCCTTAAGCATTGGGAAGAAAAGCTACACAGTGAAATGACTCATCCTTACACCCAATATAAGGTCAGTATGCGCCGTTGCTTGGAACTACAAGTACGAGAATACATCGCCAGTTTGATGGGAGATACAGACGGATATCGGCCTATGCTTTGGACCAAGTAA
- a CDS encoding tetratricopeptide repeat protein → MSLTNLNTSKELFQRLNINLDEVPLEYLADYTAITYFLTIEESSPSYVSNLEKVRKYLESFYHLCQIKDWQRSLIVLQIEPEAKIQEELHNLLGIWGYHEQQKMIYQDLLYKVNPQCDATCLTGLGNVYDTQGNYSLAIEYHTKQLELAQEIGDDSGEWIALVGLGNVQKALGHFQDSLTYFHQALDIARQIKDIRGEVIALGSLGNIYMGLNNNDESKEYTENCLTLAQQHQFSLFEARAAIILGNISRDENNVQEALNWYHHGLEIAQELDDIAVIIDAMRSLGDSYEELGNSLEALEWLHKSLEIAQEFGDKAIEAESWRGLGNAYATLGNLEQAIFYYQKRLDFLELTEDKANIASNLQGLALAYDKLNRLAEAIKYEEKRLKILTELEDWEKVADSHAYLGYAHLGLNNYYEALANLMAALALQKEQGNQKGKANTLYNLAELMAHLDQITPALQLCQEGLTVAQECDLELVEEFKELQELIEAYSRQLIEEEDDEV, encoded by the coding sequence ATGAGTTTAACAAACTTAAATACAAGTAAAGAATTATTTCAAAGACTAAATATTAATTTAGATGAAGTGCCTCTTGAGTATCTTGCTGATTATACGGCTATTACTTATTTCCTTACTATTGAAGAATCATCACCTAGTTATGTATCTAATTTAGAAAAAGTGCGAAAATACTTAGAATCATTTTATCATTTATGTCAGATAAAAGACTGGCAAAGAAGTTTAATTGTATTACAAATCGAACCAGAGGCAAAAATTCAAGAAGAATTACACAATCTTTTAGGTATCTGGGGTTACCACGAGCAACAAAAAATGATTTATCAGGATTTGCTTTATAAAGTTAACCCTCAATGCGATGCTACTTGTTTAACTGGATTAGGAAACGTATACGATACTCAAGGTAATTATTCTTTGGCAATAGAGTACCACACCAAGCAACTAGAATTAGCTCAAGAAATAGGTGATGATTCAGGGGAATGGATAGCTTTAGTTGGTTTAGGAAATGTACAGAAAGCTTTAGGGCATTTTCAAGACTCCTTAACTTATTTTCATCAGGCGTTAGATATTGCTAGACAAATTAAAGATATTCGAGGAGAAGTCATCGCTTTAGGAAGTTTAGGAAATATTTACATGGGTTTAAATAATAATGATGAATCAAAAGAGTATACCGAAAATTGTTTAACTTTAGCACAACAACATCAATTCTCGCTCTTTGAAGCTAGAGCGGCAATAATTTTAGGAAATATTAGTCGAGATGAAAATAATGTACAAGAGGCTTTAAACTGGTATCATCATGGGTTAGAAATAGCTCAAGAATTAGACGATATAGCTGTGATTATCGATGCAATGCGATCGCTCGGTGATAGTTACGAAGAGCTTGGTAATTCTTTAGAAGCTTTGGAATGGTTACATAAAAGCTTGGAAATAGCTCAGGAGTTTGGGGATAAGGCAATAGAAGCAGAAAGTTGGCGAGGTTTAGGCAATGCTTATGCAACGTTGGGAAATCTAGAGCAAGCTATTTTTTATTACCAAAAACGCCTTGATTTTTTAGAATTAACTGAAGATAAAGCTAATATTGCTAGTAATCTTCAGGGATTAGCTTTAGCTTATGATAAATTAAATCGATTAGCTGAAGCCATTAAATATGAGGAAAAACGGTTAAAAATCTTGACGGAATTAGAAGATTGGGAAAAAGTGGCTGATTCTCATGCTTATCTCGGTTATGCTCATTTAGGCTTAAATAATTATTATGAGGCTTTAGCAAATCTAATGGCTGCTTTAGCTTTGCAAAAAGAACAAGGGAATCAAAAAGGAAAGGCTAATACTTTGTATAATTTGGCTGAATTAATGGCACATTTAGACCAAATTACTCCTGCATTGCAATTGTGTCAAGAGGGTTTAACGGTAGCACAAGAATGTGATTTAGAATTGGTAGAAGAGTTTAAGGAACTACAAGAGTTGATAGAAGCTTATTCTCGGCAGCTTATTGAAGAGGAAGATGATGAAGTTTGA
- a CDS encoding NB-ARC domain-containing protein: protein MPRSARLHKERKAQVIEALKRNGFLTQGDLAAHLEVALSTINNFINSKPVYITKFEEICHALNLDKQAMLKPLNEEVNSNLASQEEIEKTSLFSFIAYDDYWVGRKDLITSLTEKLQGAFRFLFILGLTGIGKTALAERIILERQKTSSLTKSYDFKRVNFEALGNATDFMTVAIQWLEAWEIQVPSPQRNPEQVIWHLTQYLQHNTVLLLFDSFENLLGGNEEEGWGNLADNWWEKFFLSLLSAQSCQTRIIITSQDLPLSLVEQRYNQYWHCHLLTGLDENEQENLWEIIGFNIDDNLEEKALLMRLGKAYQGHPLVLRVISGEIWESFGGNVKAYWEDVKSKIETVETALAEAENEAQKQMGSEDNWKLHKLTRKVRLEVNKQRLTSVFNRLEAQSTDAYYLICAASVYRVPVQVQGWLMQLAVLIKRIENQFCNEERQEMALEELCYRFLVEESVNPNNQRVLGLHHLIRSVALEHYQQLITKLKQQSKTA, encoded by the coding sequence ATGCCCCGTTCTGCTAGACTTCATAAAGAACGCAAAGCCCAAGTAATTGAGGCTCTGAAACGTAACGGATTTTTAACTCAGGGTGACTTAGCGGCACATTTAGAGGTTGCTTTATCGACAATTAATAATTTTATTAATAGTAAACCTGTTTATATCACTAAATTTGAAGAAATTTGTCATGCTCTAAATTTGGATAAACAGGCAATGTTAAAACCTTTAAATGAAGAAGTTAATAGCAATTTAGCCAGTCAAGAAGAGATAGAAAAAACGTCTTTATTTTCTTTTATTGCTTATGATGATTATTGGGTAGGGCGAAAAGATTTAATTACATCTTTGACGGAAAAATTACAAGGAGCATTTCGTTTTTTATTTATTCTAGGCTTGACGGGTATTGGAAAAACCGCACTAGCGGAACGTATTATTTTAGAAAGACAAAAGACATCTTCTTTAACAAAAAGCTATGATTTTAAGCGGGTAAATTTTGAGGCTTTAGGGAATGCTACAGATTTTATGACAGTGGCAATTCAATGGCTAGAAGCCTGGGAAATTCAAGTGCCCTCACCACAGCGAAACCCCGAACAAGTTATTTGGCATTTAACGCAATATTTACAACATAATACCGTTCTTTTACTCTTTGATTCTTTTGAAAATTTGTTAGGAGGAAATGAAGAGGAGGGGTGGGGAAATTTAGCGGATAACTGGTGGGAAAAGTTTTTTTTAAGTTTATTGTCGGCACAGTCTTGTCAAACTCGGATTATAATCACATCTCAAGATTTACCTTTATCTTTAGTTGAACAACGCTATAATCAATATTGGCATTGTCATCTTTTAACAGGATTAGATGAAAATGAGCAAGAAAATTTATGGGAAATAATAGGTTTTAATATTGATGATAATCTAGAAGAAAAAGCGTTGCTAATGCGTTTAGGAAAAGCTTATCAAGGACATCCATTAGTTTTACGAGTGATTAGCGGCGAAATTTGGGAATCGTTTGGAGGAAATGTTAAAGCTTATTGGGAAGATGTTAAGAGTAAAATAGAAACAGTAGAAACTGCACTAGCTGAAGCCGAAAATGAAGCACAGAAACAAATGGGAAGTGAAGATAATTGGAAATTACATAAGTTAACGAGAAAAGTCCGTTTAGAAGTGAATAAACAAAGATTAACTTCTGTATTTAATCGGTTAGAAGCGCAGTCAACCGATGCTTATTATTTAATTTGTGCCGCGTCGGTTTATCGTGTTCCTGTACAGGTACAGGGATGGTTGATGCAGTTGGCAGTATTAATTAAGCGAATTGAAAATCAGTTTTGTAATGAAGAAAGACAAGAAATGGCATTGGAAGAGTTATGTTATCGATTTTTAGTTGAAGAGTCAGTTAATCCAAATAATCAACGAGTATTAGGATTGCATCATTTAATTCGGAGTGTAGCTTTGGAACATTATCAACAGTTAATAACTAAGTTAAAACAGCAATCAAAAACGGCTTGA